In the genome of Candidatus Abawacabacteria bacterium, one region contains:
- a CDS encoding MgtC/SapB family protein, with protein sequence MLDIHSLLVPFAITLAIGFLIGAERESLRLHEKVTILAGLRTFLFVSIWGFVSAVLDLIGISHFFLISSIALVGFVGMAQYIRGIKEGITGLTTALALILTFLLGGLSLHLQPPLVLALGIITALILSFKNKFQYVLGIIPRDAVLATVQFAVLSAAILPFLPNSYIDPWNFLNPYTAWWIVVLISGVSFIGYLLHLIIGSRGSLILTAAVGGLISSTAVTSSMAQLSKSTKLSEKLLVTACVITTTIAAVRILFTTTAVNADMFQVLLIPAIVFVLIGSLFIYFWHRQSENQEELPSKLDGFDNPFRLPAALSFAILFIVIKFLARNSTAFLGSSGLYLTSLIAGLADIDAISLSISELLGQGSITILQAHFAALIAFMSNVAMKLGIIVVFAAPALRAYMWRYSLAILTSGTATALILSRFYFN encoded by the coding sequence ATGCTAGACATTCATTCTCTTTTGGTCCCATTTGCGATTACTTTGGCCATAGGTTTTTTAATTGGCGCTGAGCGTGAATCTTTGCGCCTTCATGAAAAAGTTACTATCTTAGCGGGTTTGAGAACATTTTTATTTGTTAGTATTTGGGGCTTTGTCAGTGCCGTGCTCGATCTTATTGGTATTAGCCACTTCTTTCTGATCTCAAGTATTGCTTTGGTGGGATTTGTCGGTATGGCGCAATATATTCGTGGTATAAAGGAAGGTATAACCGGATTGACTACTGCTTTAGCCTTGATTTTAACTTTTCTCCTAGGAGGATTGAGTCTACATCTGCAACCACCTTTAGTATTAGCCTTGGGTATTATTACTGCTCTTATTTTATCGTTCAAAAATAAGTTTCAGTATGTGCTGGGCATTATTCCTCGAGATGCTGTATTGGCTACCGTTCAGTTTGCCGTGTTGAGTGCTGCTATTTTGCCCTTCTTGCCTAATAGTTATATTGATCCCTGGAACTTTTTAAATCCTTATACCGCTTGGTGGATAGTGGTGCTTATTTCTGGAGTGAGCTTTATTGGTTATTTGCTCCATTTAATTATTGGTAGTCGGGGGAGTTTGATTTTAACAGCTGCGGTTGGTGGCTTGATTTCTTCTACCGCAGTGACGAGCAGTATGGCTCAATTATCAAAGAGTACCAAGCTATCAGAAAAACTTTTAGTGACCGCTTGTGTTATTACTACCACCATAGCGGCGGTACGTATTCTCTTTACCACTACGGCGGTAAACGCTGATATGTTTCAGGTCCTACTTATCCCTGCAATTGTCTTTGTGTTGATTGGTTCACTATTCATTTACTTTTGGCATAGGCAAAGTGAGAATCAAGAAGAATTACCAAGTAAGCTTGATGGTTTCGATAATCCTTTCCGCTTGCCAGCTGCGCTTAGTTTTGCCATTTTGTTTATTGTGATCAAATTTTTGGCGCGCAATAGTACAGCATTTTTGGGAAGCAGCGGTTTGTATCTTACCAGTTTGATCGCTGGTTTAGCAGATATCGATGCAATTAGTTTGTCTATTAGCGAATTACTTGGTCAGGGCTCAATCACGATTTTGCAGGCACATTTTGCTGCATTGATTGCTTTTATGAGTAATGTAGCTATGAAATTAGGTATCATAGTAGTATTTGCTGCACCAGCTTTGAGGGCTTATATGTGGCGCTACTCATTGGCCATACTTACTAGCGGTACTGCGACTGCTTTAATTCTGAGCCGGTTCTATTTTAATTAA
- the uvrC gene encoding excinuclease ABC subunit UvrC translates to MFKVPDHIKVLLKELSTQPGIYKMLDKDKQVIYVGKAKNLRKRVKSYFQTKKDLSPKVAVMREKIVTIECTITRSELEALVLETNLIKSMRPRYNILMKDDKSYVYVKISREEDFPEINIVRRFERNSKFHYFGPYTSRDTIFKTLKGLQKMFPFRTCEGEIREEVPGQNVYQHLSRRAPCLEYYIKRCQAPCISKVTKTEYQQNIQAISNILKGNYDELIQDWQSTMQQAVNDKAFEIAARYRDRLQALQELSKKQYATLTSGHNQDVLAVAKDADQAVIALFMVRQGHVIQTEHFNLSDYSKDHNEEQLLSAFIEQYYSEAASLPDEVVVSTDFSPENKKLLEQFLSTIRDKKVGILMPERGEKRQLIDMVTENAQLQLENNKKNWQKEQTHSSQAIVTLQQALGMKTPPHRIECYDISHIQGTNKTGSMIVFIDGKPESKLYRRFHIESLAEGVNNDFASLQEVLTRRIRYLDELYRAKKKRRREKVDTMSLPERPDLIIIDGGKGQLSSVVKALKAEVKGGLKVELPLIISLAKREEEIFFPGKSIPLLLPKDTPVFFLIQRIRDEAHRFAIKGHRNLRSKKMVKSKLDTISGIGPKLKKKLLQAFGSVPGIREATFEDIVKVVGSKTAERIREML, encoded by the coding sequence ATGTTTAAAGTTCCTGATCACATCAAGGTTTTATTGAAAGAACTCAGCACCCAACCAGGTATTTATAAAATGCTTGATAAGGACAAGCAGGTAATTTATGTAGGAAAAGCAAAAAATCTACGCAAAAGGGTCAAGTCATACTTTCAAACTAAAAAAGATCTATCACCCAAAGTAGCGGTGATGCGAGAAAAAATCGTCACTATCGAATGCACTATCACTAGAAGCGAGTTGGAAGCTTTGGTATTAGAAACAAATCTCATCAAGAGCATGCGCCCAAGATATAATATCTTGATGAAAGATGATAAGAGTTATGTATATGTGAAGATTTCTCGAGAAGAGGATTTTCCTGAAATTAATATTGTCCGTCGCTTCGAACGCAATAGTAAATTCCATTATTTCGGACCATATACTAGTAGAGACACGATATTTAAAACCTTAAAAGGCTTACAAAAGATGTTCCCTTTCCGCACCTGTGAAGGCGAAATCAGAGAAGAAGTTCCAGGACAGAATGTATATCAGCACTTAAGTCGCCGAGCTCCTTGTCTTGAGTATTATATCAAACGCTGCCAGGCTCCTTGTATTAGTAAAGTAACAAAAACCGAGTACCAACAAAATATTCAAGCAATTAGCAATATTCTCAAAGGCAACTATGATGAGCTAATTCAAGATTGGCAAAGCACCATGCAGCAAGCTGTCAATGATAAGGCTTTTGAGATCGCTGCTCGTTATCGCGATCGGCTACAAGCATTACAAGAACTAAGCAAAAAACAATACGCCACATTAACATCTGGTCACAATCAGGACGTTTTGGCTGTCGCCAAAGATGCAGATCAGGCGGTAATTGCTCTTTTCATGGTACGCCAAGGACATGTAATTCAGACCGAGCACTTCAATCTCTCTGATTACAGTAAAGATCATAATGAAGAGCAATTGCTCTCTGCCTTTATCGAACAATATTATAGTGAAGCAGCCTCATTACCCGATGAGGTGGTCGTAAGTACTGATTTTTCTCCTGAAAATAAAAAACTTTTAGAACAATTTCTCAGTACTATTCGAGACAAAAAAGTCGGCATTCTGATGCCAGAAAGAGGGGAGAAAAGACAATTGATTGATATGGTCACGGAAAACGCTCAACTCCAATTAGAAAACAACAAAAAGAACTGGCAAAAAGAGCAAACTCATAGTTCCCAAGCAATAGTGACACTACAACAAGCTTTGGGCATGAAGACACCACCCCATCGAATCGAATGTTATGATATTTCCCATATTCAAGGGACCAACAAAACTGGTTCTATGATTGTCTTCATTGATGGCAAACCAGAAAGCAAGCTCTATCGCCGTTTTCATATTGAGAGTTTAGCCGAAGGTGTAAATAACGACTTTGCTTCACTACAAGAAGTACTCACCCGACGTATTCGCTATTTAGATGAACTTTATCGAGCAAAAAAGAAACGGCGGCGGGAAAAAGTCGATACCATGTCTTTACCCGAAAGACCGGATCTGATTATTATTGATGGTGGCAAAGGCCAGCTTTCTAGCGTAGTCAAAGCGTTAAAAGCAGAAGTTAAAGGAGGTCTCAAAGTTGAACTTCCGCTGATAATTAGCTTGGCAAAAAGAGAAGAAGAGATTTTCTTTCCAGGAAAATCAATTCCTTTATTATTGCCCAAAGATACGCCAGTATTCTTCTTGATCCAAAGAATCCGTGATGAAGCTCATCGTTTTGCAATCAAAGGACATAGAAACTTGCGCAGCAAAAAAATGGTAAAATCAAAATTGGACACTATTTCTGGTATTGGTCCCAAGCTAAAGAAAAAGTTGCTTCAGGCCTTTGGTAGTGTACCAGGGATCCGGGAAGCAACTTTTGAAGATATTGTGAAAGTAGTGGGTAGCAAAACCGCTGAGCGCATCAGGGAGATGTTGTAG
- a CDS encoding DUF3566 domain-containing protein yields MLHTVSRIKPFSLGKIHGLLCATVTLLVGLILNAVTVFWGQRALSLGWQSITPDGQIMFHALTIKPVEILLLTCIFTVIFLVIGFFYGVILASLYNFASGITGGIQVDLALHTTRPVSVPAAMPETKIAEPAVKTASVRRPVVKKKAAKKK; encoded by the coding sequence ATGCTACATACTGTCTCTCGCATTAAACCATTTTCTCTCGGTAAAATACATGGGTTACTTTGTGCTACCGTTACTTTATTAGTTGGTTTAATTCTGAATGCAGTGACAGTGTTCTGGGGCCAAAGAGCTTTATCATTAGGTTGGCAGAGTATCACTCCCGATGGTCAAATTATGTTTCATGCCCTGACTATCAAACCAGTAGAGATTCTTTTGCTCACTTGTATTTTTACTGTTATTTTCTTGGTCATTGGCTTCTTTTATGGGGTAATCTTGGCTAGTCTCTATAACTTTGCCTCTGGTATCACGGGTGGTATCCAAGTAGATTTGGCTTTGCATACGACACGGCCGGTAAGTGTCCCAGCGGCGATGCCGGAAACAAAAATTGCAGAACCTGCAGTAAAAACTGCTTCTGTACGTCGACCAGTTGTCAAGAAAAAAGCGGCTAAGAAAAAGTAA
- a CDS encoding rRNA pseudouridine synthase: MVKSVRLQKYIADCGICSRRKAEELIRAGKVTINDKIASLGNKVSPHDQVMISGKLISATVHKVTYLIYKPIGYTSSTQDRFAERLVTDLVPKSSDRLYPVGRLDKESEGLMLLTNDGDLAYQVTHPKFFLTKIYEINITPNFRPEDQNKLKRGMRDQKEFLQLDKLEVLSPIQLRISLHHGKKRHIRRMLRKCGYEVVKLVRTNIGPLSLADLAGKSYRPLKPLELATLHPSHPNP; the protein is encoded by the coding sequence ATGGTCAAATCTGTGCGATTGCAAAAGTATATTGCTGATTGTGGAATATGCTCGAGAAGAAAAGCAGAAGAGCTGATCCGTGCTGGCAAAGTCACGATAAATGATAAAATTGCTAGCTTAGGAAATAAAGTTTCTCCTCATGATCAAGTAATGATTTCCGGCAAGTTGATTAGTGCCACTGTGCACAAAGTCACGTATCTAATTTACAAACCCATCGGCTATACATCTTCCACCCAAGATCGTTTTGCCGAAAGATTAGTGACTGATCTGGTTCCCAAATCCAGTGACCGGCTTTACCCTGTAGGTAGACTGGATAAGGAATCTGAAGGATTAATGCTCTTAACGAATGATGGCGACTTAGCGTATCAAGTGACTCATCCTAAATTCTTCTTGACCAAAATCTACGAAATCAATATTACCCCAAATTTTCGCCCGGAAGATCAAAATAAATTAAAAAGAGGCATGCGCGATCAAAAAGAATTTCTCCAATTAGACAAATTAGAAGTGCTGTCACCAATACAACTGAGAATCAGCTTGCATCATGGGAAAAAACGTCATATTCGAAGAATGTTAAGAAAATGTGGCTATGAGGTAGTCAAGCTGGTCCGTACCAATATCGGCCCACTATCACTTGCAGATTTAGCAGGAAAATCTTACCGTCCCCTCAAACCCCTAGAATTGGCAACACTCCACCCCTCCCACCCTAATCCCTAA
- a CDS encoding D-alanyl-D-alanine carboxypeptidase, whose product MSQSLFLSALLFYQASQGSVLLNLPPVSLPPQQQSQILAENKSFDPALFGIHKDEEALAPVIAARGAIVMDVKTQAILYQKNAYLRMPIASITKLFTVMTALDEGKDLSRLITIDQFAADMPASKLYLKPGDKLSLHQLVQASLIASANDATQALVEGIFGNTESALEKINAKVRSLGLINTHIATAVGFDDPDNYSTPFELAKAVHIMIKGYPTIVDIVKEKKVTITSALGTNYQVKSTNLLLGSYIDIKGLKTGTTLQAGESFVSLGAYKGREFITVVLNSPDRFQETKVLYEWVTKHYHWQ is encoded by the coding sequence ATGTCCCAATCGCTTTTCCTCAGCGCCCTACTCTTCTATCAAGCATCCCAAGGCTCTGTGCTCCTCAATCTTCCCCCCGTAAGTTTACCACCACAGCAGCAAAGTCAAATTTTAGCTGAGAATAAAAGTTTCGACCCAGCTCTTTTTGGCATTCATAAAGATGAAGAAGCTTTAGCTCCAGTAATTGCCGCCCGTGGAGCTATTGTGATGGACGTTAAGACCCAAGCGATTCTCTATCAGAAAAATGCCTATTTACGGATGCCGATAGCTAGTATCACTAAGCTGTTTACTGTTATGACGGCCCTAGATGAAGGAAAAGACCTGAGTCGTCTCATTACCATTGATCAATTCGCTGCTGATATGCCGGCATCAAAGTTATATCTTAAACCCGGAGATAAATTGAGCCTTCATCAATTAGTGCAAGCGAGCTTAATTGCTTCAGCAAACGATGCAACCCAAGCACTAGTAGAAGGAATATTTGGTAATACCGAAAGCGCTTTAGAGAAAATTAATGCAAAAGTTCGTTCTCTAGGATTAATTAATACCCATATTGCTACTGCGGTAGGCTTTGATGATCCTGACAATTATTCTACTCCTTTTGAATTAGCGAAAGCGGTACATATCATGATCAAAGGCTATCCTACTATTGTCGATATCGTAAAAGAAAAGAAGGTGACTATTACTTCTGCCTTAGGAACTAATTATCAAGTAAAGTCTACTAATTTATTACTAGGTAGTTATATTGATATCAAAGGTTTAAAAACTGGTACCACATTACAGGCGGGCGAGTCCTTCGTCTCACTAGGAGCCTATAAAGGTCGCGAATTCATAACGGTAGTCCTCAACAGTCCTGATCGCTTCCAAGAGACAAAAGTGCTCTATGAATGGGTAACTAAACACTATCATTGGCAATAG